The window CGGCGCCGTCGTCCCCAGCATCCTCACCTCGTCATGCTAGGGGATACCTCAGACGCTGCGCACCCCGAATTCCGTCCGTACCGGCACTCGAAACACACCCTGCCGCGCGAGACACCGCCCGGCACTCGAAACACACCCTGGCGCGCGAGACACCGCGCATTGCGGTAAGTCTCGCGCGCTCAGGTGAGTCTCGCCGAGTCGCGCGCCAAGGCCGCAGCCACCAGCGCGCGCCAAGGTGAGTCTCGCCGGGGCGAGTCTCGCCGCGCAGCCACCAGCGCGCGCCAGGATGCCGAAACACACCCTGGCGCGCGAGACACCGCGCATCGCGGTAAGTCTCGCGCGTTCAGGTGCGTCTCGCCGAGTCGCGCGCAAGGCCGCAGCCACCAGCGCGCGCGAGGGTGAGTCTCGCCCGGGGCGAGTCTCGCCGCGCAGCCACCAGCGTGCGCCAGGATGCCGAAACACACCCTGCCGCGCGAGACATCGCGCGTTGCGGTAAGTCTCGCGCGCTCGCGTATGTCTCGCCGGGTCGCGCGCCAAGGCCACGGCCGCCAGCGAGCGCGAGCGAGAGCGCCGGCCGACGATCGACCGGTCAGCGCGCGGCAGCCACCATGTTCTGCGCGAAGAAGGCGGACAGCTCGCCCGTGGCTTCCAGCGGGAGCACAGCCGCGACGTACTGATCGGGCCGGACCACCACCACGGCGCCGTCCCGCGACAGACCACGCTCGGCGAAGATGTCGGTGCCCGAGCCGCCTGCGAAGACCTTCTCCCAGTTCATCAGCTGCAGCTGGCCGCACCGCGGCCGGAACACCTCGGGAGCGGCGAGCACGTCGATATCGGCGAAGTCCTGCTGGTAGACGACCTTTACATCGAACACCGCATCTTCGTCCGCGCCCGCCGGCGTGTAGCGCACGACCGGCGACTCCGGCGAGGACTGCACCCACTGCGCCCAGTCTGCGAGGGCGGATGCCTCGTTCTGGCCGGCCGCGTCGGCGAAGGCGTAGATGCGCCAGCGTCCGTCGGCGAGGTGGTGGTGGCCGAGGTGCTCGACGTTGCCGTCGCACACGCGCACGACCTCGGCAGATTTGAAGCGCTTGCCGATCGGGTAGCCGGTGGCCAGCTCCTGGTGCGTGGCCTCGCCGGTGATCATCGACGGCGTGTACTGCGTCATGAATCCAGACGGGAACTCACTGGTGGCCATGTAGAAGTTCGCGAGCTCATGCGGGTCGGAGATCTCCTCGGGCTTGCGCGCCATGAGCGACGACCACTCCCGGTCGAAGTCGATCAGCTGCTGGGCGACCGGCTGCCGCTCGGCCGAGTACGTCGAGAGCAGCGCCTCGGGGCTGCGCCCGGTCAGCACCGAGCCGAGCTTCCAGCCCAGGTTGAAACCGTCCTGCATCGACACGTTCATGCCCTGCCCGGCCTTGGCCGAGTGGGTGTGGCACGCGTCGCCCATGAGGAAGACGTGCGGGGCGTGATCGGCGTCGACGTCGACATCGTCGAACTTGTCGGTGACCCGATGCCCGACCTCGTACACGCTGTACCAGGCGGCCTGCTTCACCTTGAGGGTGTAGGGATGCAGGATCTCATTGGCCTTCTCGACTGTCTTCTCCAGCGGCGTTTCGCGCACCTTGTGGTGGTCGCCCTCGGGAACCTCGCCGAGATCGACGTACACCCGGCAGAGGTACCCACCCTCCCGGGGGATGTGCAGAATGTTGCCCGCCTCGGAATTTATCGCGCACTTCGTGCGCCAGTCGGGAAAGTCCGTCTCCACCGTGACATCCATCACGCCCCACGCGTGCGCGGAGAAATTGCCGATGTGCTTGCGGCCGATCGATTCGCGCACCCGGCTGCGCGCGCCGTCTGCGCCGCCGACGTACTTCGCGCGGATCGTACGCTCTTCCCCCGCGCGAGGCCCCGCGACGTACCGCACGCGCACCTCGACGGGGTACTCACCGGTCTCGTGCACGGTCAGATCGAGGAACTCGATGCCGTAGTCGGGGGTGATCCGGGCCGGTCCGCGCAGCGCGGCCTCGGCGAAGTAGTCCAGCACCCGCGCCTGGTTGACGATCAGGTGCGGAAACTCGCCGATGTCGTTCGCATAGTCGGCCTGCCGCGTCGTTCGGATGATGTTGTCAGGATGCCGCGGGTCGGGCGTCCAGTAGTTCATCCAGCCGATGTTGTAGGCCTCGCTGATGATGTGCGGCGCGAACCCGAACGCTTGGAACGTCTCGACGCTGCGCGGCTGGATGCCGTCTGCCTGACCGAGCGCGAGCCGTCCATCGCGACGCTCGATCATGCGGGTCGTGATGGTCGGGAACTGCGACATCTGCGCGGCCAGCAGCATCCCCGCCGGGCCCGATCCCACGATGAGCACGTCGACCTCGTCGGGCAGATCGGCGGGACGATCGATTCCGGTCCCTGCGGCGGGCAGTACGCGGGGCTCGCCGGACACGTAACCGTTGTGGTGGAACTGCATGGATTCTCCTCGGCGTCGAGGGTGTCGCGCAAGACTTCAGTGTTCTATATTAGAACGCGACACTCTACTATTGAACACGATCGTATACGAACCGACGGTGCTGAGCAAGAGGAGGGCACGTGCCCGAGACGACGAACGACGCCCCCGCGTCGCAGACTCTGAGCCGCGGCATCCGCGTCTTGGAGATCCTCAGCGATGCCGCCGAGCCCCTTGCGATCGACGAGGTGGCCCGGCGCCTCGAGGTGCACAGGTCGGTGGCGTATCGGCTCGTGCGCACGCTCGAGCAGCATGGCCTGGTCTCGCGCAACGACTCCGGGCGCATCGCGCTGGGGGCACGCCTGGCGGCACTGGCGGCCGGAGTCGCCCGTGACCTGCAGACCGAGGCCCTGCCCGAGCTGACGACGGTGGCCAACGAGGTCGGACTCACGTGCTTTCTGGTCGTGCTCGAACGCGACGAGTGCGTGACGCTGGTCAGCATCGAGCCGCGGCACGCCGGCGCGTCGGTGGCGCAGCGGCCAGGGTCGCGGCATCCGCTCGGCATCGGCGCACCAGGGCGGGCTGTGCTCAGCCTGCTCCCCCGCGCGCAGTGGCCCGACGCCATCACGCCGCAGATCGAGCGGCAGATGCGGGATGCCGCAGCCCACGGCTTCATGGTCAGCCACGACGAGGTGATCCCCCACCTGCACGCCGTGGCCGTGCCGCTGCCGCTGCGCGGGCGGCCGCCGGCCGCGATCGCCGTGGTGTCACTTGCCGATCAGCGCCCGGCCGCGGAGCTGGCCGCGCACCTGCAGCGGGCCGCCGAGGCCATTCGCACCGCGCTCGGCGGGTGAGCGCCCCGCCGACGGGGTGAACCACGAGAGCGCAGCCGACGGAGGAAGGGGCGGGACTTCCCGCGCTGTCGCTCGTCGGCTGCACTCTCACGGTCAGGTGCAGGATGGATGCCGCGTCAGACTTTTGTCAAACCGTAAATCGGGCTCTTGGCCTGCTCGACCTCGTTCTCAGGCCCGAGCGGGATACCGCTGCGGTCGCGCAGCAGCAGCGTCGCGACAAGTCCGACCAGCGTCATGCCCGCCAGATACCAGGTGATGCCATCGGTGGATCCGGTGGCCTGGAAGATCGCCTGCGCGATCATCGGCGAGAACGCGCCGCCCAGAATGGCACCGATCGCATACGAGATCGACACACCGGAGAACCGAATCGACGCGGGGAACAGCTCCGAGTACAGCGCCGCTTGCGGGCCATACGTGAACCCGAGGCCAATTGTCAGAATCACGAGCGCCGCGGCGAGCGAGACGAGCGTGCCGATGTTGGTCAGTGGGAACAGCAGGAACACACCGACCAACTGCACGATCCACCCCAGGATGTAGGTGTTGCGTCGACCGAGCTTGTCAGAGAGCCAGCCTGCGAACCACGTGAAGAACAGCCAGCTGACACCCGAGATCGCGACCACCCAGAACACGGGGCCCGGGTCGAGGGCGATGGGTCCGTCGGCGGCCGTCGCGTAGTGCTGCACGTAGCCGCCGGTGGTCATGTAGCCGACCGCGTTGTTGCCGGCGAACACCAGTGCCGCCACGATCACCAGTAACAGGTGGTGACGCAGCAGCTGCACGATCGGCATGCGCGTCTCGGCCTTGCGCTCGGCGATCTCTTCGAACACCGGGCTCTCTTCGACCCGACGCCGCACCCAGTACCCGACGCCGATCAGCACGATCGACAGCAGGAACGGGATGCGCCAGCCCCACTGGCCGAAGGCCGTGTCCTGAAGCGGGATGTCGGAGCCGGCGGGAACGCCGGGGAAGATGGCCTCGACCACGGCCAGCACCATCGATGCCAGCAGCAGACCGATCGGCACACCGATCTGCGGCGATGCCCCGAACAGTCCGCGCTTCTTCTTCGGTGCGTGTTCGACGGCCATCAGCACCGCCCCGCCCCACTCGCCACCGGCCGAGATGCCCTGCACGACACGCAGGAAGATCAGCAGGATCGGCGCCCACACCCCGATGGCCGCGTGCGTGGGCAGCACGCCGACGAGGGTCGTCGCCGCGCCCATCAGCAGCAGGGTGATCACCAGCATCGGCCGGCGACCGATCTTGTCTCCGAAGTG is drawn from Microbacterium protaetiae and contains these coding sequences:
- a CDS encoding FAD-dependent monooxygenase, with the protein product MQFHHNGYVSGEPRVLPAAGTGIDRPADLPDEVDVLIVGSGPAGMLLAAQMSQFPTITTRMIERRDGRLALGQADGIQPRSVETFQAFGFAPHIISEAYNIGWMNYWTPDPRHPDNIIRTTRQADYANDIGEFPHLIVNQARVLDYFAEAALRGPARITPDYGIEFLDLTVHETGEYPVEVRVRYVAGPRAGEERTIRAKYVGGADGARSRVRESIGRKHIGNFSAHAWGVMDVTVETDFPDWRTKCAINSEAGNILHIPREGGYLCRVYVDLGEVPEGDHHKVRETPLEKTVEKANEILHPYTLKVKQAAWYSVYEVGHRVTDKFDDVDVDADHAPHVFLMGDACHTHSAKAGQGMNVSMQDGFNLGWKLGSVLTGRSPEALLSTYSAERQPVAQQLIDFDREWSSLMARKPEEISDPHELANFYMATSEFPSGFMTQYTPSMITGEATHQELATGYPIGKRFKSAEVVRVCDGNVEHLGHHHLADGRWRIYAFADAAGQNEASALADWAQWVQSSPESPVVRYTPAGADEDAVFDVKVVYQQDFADIDVLAAPEVFRPRCGQLQLMNWEKVFAGGSGTDIFAERGLSRDGAVVVVRPDQYVAAVLPLEATGELSAFFAQNMVAAAR
- a CDS encoding MFS transporter, producing the protein MSTSEPGGAAGLTPTGTIASPKDRRRVVFATVVGTTVEWYDFFIYAFAAATVFAALFFEPMGKDFAQIVSFFSVGVSFLFRPLGAFLAGHFGDKIGRRPMLVITLLLMGAATTLVGVLPTHAAIGVWAPILLIFLRVVQGISAGGEWGGAVLMAVEHAPKKKRGLFGASPQIGVPIGLLLASMVLAVVEAIFPGVPAGSDIPLQDTAFGQWGWRIPFLLSIVLIGVGYWVRRRVEESPVFEEIAERKAETRMPIVQLLRHHLLLVIVAALVFAGNNAVGYMTTGGYVQHYATAADGPIALDPGPVFWVVAISGVSWLFFTWFAGWLSDKLGRRNTYILGWIVQLVGVFLLFPLTNIGTLVSLAAALVILTIGLGFTYGPQAALYSELFPASIRFSGVSISYAIGAILGGAFSPMIAQAIFQATGSTDGITWYLAGMTLVGLVATLLLRDRSGIPLGPENEVEQAKSPIYGLTKV
- a CDS encoding IclR family transcriptional regulator, producing MPETTNDAPASQTLSRGIRVLEILSDAAEPLAIDEVARRLEVHRSVAYRLVRTLEQHGLVSRNDSGRIALGARLAALAAGVARDLQTEALPELTTVANEVGLTCFLVVLERDECVTLVSIEPRHAGASVAQRPGSRHPLGIGAPGRAVLSLLPRAQWPDAITPQIERQMRDAAAHGFMVSHDEVIPHLHAVAVPLPLRGRPPAAIAVVSLADQRPAAELAAHLQRAAEAIRTALGG